The genome window GCATCGTAGTCCTGAAAATGCAGGTCCATTTCCATGCTCTTTAAAAAGGACTCGATCAGTTCATGTTCAATTTTGTACTGCCTAACAACGAGCTGGAACGATTGTAATATTGGATTGAGGCTAATTCCTTCTTCGATGGCCTGGTATGTATCGTGCTTAAAACGAGCTAGTAACGTCTTTTTGTCATACTCATGGAACGTGTCTACAATCTCATCGGCGTACCGAACGAACCCGTAGATGGCGTAGATCGGCAAGTGAAACTTACTGTCCAGTGTTTTGATACCTAAGGTAAACGACGTACTGTAATGCTCTGTAATTAGTTTACTACATTTCAGTGCGGTTGTGTTGAACAACGCCATCATAGGAGAAAAAGGAAGAGGTTAGTTCCGTAAGTTAGACAAATTCTTTGGCAACTTCGTCCGCAACGACAAGACCAGAGATAAGGGACGGAGGAACACCCGGTCCCGGAACCGTCAGCTGACCCGTGTAGAACAGATTGTTCACTTTTTTGTTTTTCAGCGATGGCTTTAGTAAGGCAGTTTGTTTTAGCGTATTTGCCAGTCCATACGCATTTCCCCGGAACGCATTGTAGTCACCTATGAAGTCGTTATGTGCGTAGCTGCGTTTGTAAATCAAGTGATTACGAATATCATCACCAACGTATGCTTCCAGCCTGTCCATAATGATCGTAAAGTAGCGCTCACGAGTGGCATCATCATCGGTGAGGTCAGGCGCGACTGGAATTAGCAGAAACAAATTCTCGCAGCCTTCCGGTGCAACACTCGGGTCGGTCTTCGATGGGGCCGATGCGTAGAACAAGGGCTTCGTCGGCCAGCGTGGTGTTTCGTAGATTTCCTGGGCGTGTAACGAAAAATCTTCGTCGAAGAACAGGTTATGATGCTGAAGCCGGGGCACCCGCTTGTTGACACCCAAGTAAAACAAAAGCGACGACGGGGCCATGACGCGCGTCTGCCAATACGCATCGTCATAATTACGATAAGCCGCATCGACCAGTTTCGTCTCAACATGATTGTAGTCAGCTCCTGCAACAACGACATCGGTTTCAAAAATACCCTGATCGGTCGTAACGGTATGCGCCCGCCCTTTGAAGACGTCAATTTTTTGCACGGTCTGACCCAGCAGAATCTTCACGCCTTTCTCTTCGGCCAGACTGACCATGGCCTTGACGATTTCGTGCATGCCACCCATCGGATACCAGGTCCCCATCGCCATTTCGGCATAGTTCATCAGGCTATACATAGCCGGAGTGTTACTTGGTGTTGCACCGAGGAACAGAATCGGAAACTCTATAATTTCGAGTAGGCGTGGATGCTTGAAAAATTTGCGGGCGTGGCTGGCAAACGACTGAAAAACGTCGAGTCTCGTGACATCGTACAATAATTTCAGGCTCATAAACTCCCAAACTGAGCGGCTTGGTTTCCAGACGAACTTATTGATGCCAACATCGTACTTGTAAGACGCTTGTTTAAGGAACTCGCGCAGACGTATGGCACTACCTGGTTCGATCTGTTCAAATAAGTTCTCCAGATTATCCAGACCCGCTGGTAGATCGACGGCCTCGTCCGGACCAAAGACGACCGTATAAGAAGGATCAAGCCGAACTAGGTTGTAGTAATCAGCGGTTTTTTTGCCGAAACGCGCGAAGTAATTGTCAAAAACATCAGGCATCCAATACCAGCTCGGTCCCATATCGAAGGTAAACCCGTCTGTTTGAAACATACGAGCTCGTCCACCGGGCATATCGTTTTTTTCGAGGATAGTGACATCGTAACCCTTGTCAGCCAGACTGGTTGCAGCGGCTAACCCGGCAAATCCGGCACCAATAACAAGAACTCGTTGAGGCATTAGTAAAGAGTTAATTGAGCAATCGGGTTAATTAGTAAAATGATTGACCAACCCTTTTGTTCAAAAATACGTAATTACCTAACCTGGTCCTGTATTACTGTAAACAGTTTCTATGTTACACCCAACTGTTGGTTTTACAAGAGTGTATAAACAAAAAAAGTTGGGCGGAAATCCACCCAACTTTTCGAACCTTCCTCTTTTTTAACCAAAAACTACTCAATCAATGTGTTTGAGACGGATGTGAGTCACAAAAGTCTCGCCTATATTTTGTTGCGTACTCAAATTTCTTAGCTGTTGAAATGAGCGTACACCTTCAGTTGGTCTTTCAGTTCTTTCCGCGCGATGTGAATGCGGTTTTTCACCGTGCCAATGGGGATGTCTAGTTTCGCTGCGATCTCGTGGTATTTGAAGCCACGGAAGTGCATCATAAACGGAGTGCGGTATGTGTCGTCCAAGCCATTGACGGCCCGATTGATATCTTCCTGAGCAAATGATGAATAAGCCAGATTGTCTGTGCTACTCTCCATTGAGTTAATGTAGTGCAGATTGTCTGTCGTATCAATGAATGTATTTTTCCGAACCATCCGTTGGTAGTTAGTAATGAATGTGTTCTTCATGATTGTATATAACCAGGCCTTCAGGTTTGTACCGTCCGTGTACTTATCACGATTGGTAAAAGCTTTCAAAAGGGTATCTTGTAACAAATCGTTTGCATCTTCAACATCCTTGGTGAGCCGCAGAGCGAACGGACGCAGCGATTTGGACACTTTTCCAATATGATGAGTAAATTCGAGAGCAGTCATGATTACAAATGTTTTTTTGTTGAACCTGATTTGATAAGCTATTGGACAAAAAAACAACCAGCCTTCAACGGTTCGTCAACAATTCTGAAATTAAACGTATAATTGGCTGATTTTTAGGATATTAATTATAATTTTTTCTGTGCCAGCGTTTACCGTGTTTATAATTTTGGCTGGTCGATTGTGGAATATTCCCCACAGAGTGTGGAACACAGTGTGGGGATAATGTTTAACAAACTC of Spirosoma agri contains these proteins:
- a CDS encoding phytoene desaturase family protein; this translates as MPQRVLVIGAGFAGLAAATSLADKGYDVTILEKNDMPGGRARMFQTDGFTFDMGPSWYWMPDVFDNYFARFGKKTADYYNLVRLDPSYTVVFGPDEAVDLPAGLDNLENLFEQIEPGSAIRLREFLKQASYKYDVGINKFVWKPSRSVWEFMSLKLLYDVTRLDVFQSFASHARKFFKHPRLLEIIEFPILFLGATPSNTPAMYSLMNYAEMAMGTWYPMGGMHEIVKAMVSLAEEKGVKILLGQTVQKIDVFKGRAHTVTTDQGIFETDVVVAGADYNHVETKLVDAAYRNYDDAYWQTRVMAPSSLLFYLGVNKRVPRLQHHNLFFDEDFSLHAQEIYETPRWPTKPLFYASAPSKTDPSVAPEGCENLFLLIPVAPDLTDDDATRERYFTIIMDRLEAYVGDDIRNHLIYKRSYAHNDFIGDYNAFRGNAYGLANTLKQTALLKPSLKNKKVNNLFYTGQLTVPGPGVPPSLISGLVVADEVAKEFV
- a CDS encoding RNA polymerase sigma factor — its product is MTALEFTHHIGKVSKSLRPFALRLTKDVEDANDLLQDTLLKAFTNRDKYTDGTNLKAWLYTIMKNTFITNYQRMVRKNTFIDTTDNLHYINSMESSTDNLAYSSFAQEDINRAVNGLDDTYRTPFMMHFRGFKYHEIAAKLDIPIGTVKNRIHIARKELKDQLKVYAHFNS